The proteins below are encoded in one region of Bremerella sp. P1:
- a CDS encoding tRNA-queuosine alpha-mannosyltransferase domain-containing protein, whose translation MKILALEPYYGGSHRAFLDGWIAKSRHTWTCLTLPAHHWKWRMRHAAITFSEQLAAIKEKNFDGIVCSDMLNLAAFRGLAPQPIARLPVVVYFHENQLTYPDEFRTQRDFHYAFDNFQTLLAADQAWFNSAYHRTEFFEQSRAFLKKFPDYTLENRLDEAMEKTIVAQPGLPEIPTGAREPNFECPHIVWAARWEKDKNPEGFFDAMFQLKADGFPFRLSVVGESFRDSPPIFDQARKDLADHIEQWGFLTSHNDYLRLLSSSDIFVSTAKHEFFGISAAEAILAGNLPVLPHRLAYPELVDNQPNLLYDGTTADLIAHLRRLTEDQAFQQAARKQQAMAARKLDRLRWTQLATNYDQRLQSLVEKAR comes from the coding sequence ATGAAGATCCTCGCACTCGAGCCCTACTATGGCGGCAGCCACCGTGCCTTCCTGGATGGCTGGATTGCGAAGAGCAGGCACACATGGACCTGCCTGACGCTGCCAGCTCACCACTGGAAATGGCGCATGCGTCACGCGGCGATCACCTTCTCCGAGCAGCTCGCCGCCATCAAAGAGAAAAACTTCGACGGGATTGTTTGCAGCGACATGCTCAACCTGGCTGCCTTTCGCGGTCTCGCCCCGCAGCCTATTGCACGACTGCCCGTGGTCGTCTACTTCCACGAGAACCAGCTGACCTATCCCGACGAATTCCGGACGCAGCGAGACTTCCATTACGCGTTCGACAACTTTCAAACTCTGCTGGCCGCGGACCAGGCCTGGTTCAACTCGGCCTACCATCGCACCGAATTCTTCGAGCAGAGCAGGGCGTTCCTCAAAAAGTTCCCCGACTACACCCTCGAGAATCGCCTCGATGAAGCGATGGAGAAGACCATCGTCGCACAGCCAGGCCTGCCCGAGATCCCCACCGGCGCTCGAGAACCCAACTTCGAGTGCCCGCACATCGTTTGGGCCGCTCGCTGGGAAAAGGATAAGAATCCCGAAGGCTTCTTCGACGCCATGTTCCAACTGAAAGCCGATGGTTTCCCCTTCCGCTTAAGCGTCGTCGGCGAGTCGTTCCGTGATTCGCCCCCCATCTTCGATCAGGCTCGCAAAGATCTGGCCGATCACATCGAGCAGTGGGGCTTTCTAACAAGTCACAATGATTACCTGCGTCTGCTCAGCAGCAGCGACATCTTCGTATCCACCGCCAAGCACGAGTTCTTCGGCATCTCAGCCGCCGAAGCCATCCTGGCCGGTAACTTGCCTGTGCTGCCGCACCGACTTGCCTACCCAGAACTCGTCGATAACCAGCCGAACCTTCTCTATGACGGCACGACTGCCGACTTGATTGCTCACCTTCGGAGACTAACAGAAGACCAGGCCTTTCAACAGGCCGCACGAAAACAGCAGGCCATGGCTGCAAGAAAGCTCGATCGATTGCGGTGGACGCAACTCGCTACCAACTATGACCAACGTCTGCAGTCTCTCGTAGAGAAGGCTCGATAG
- a CDS encoding tetratricopeptide repeat protein produces the protein MSTRSVALLLLVTLAAQCIGCAIPPTMREAFMDPGKEQRERKEEIHRLVDQRHIQTRLQAASAMLDAGRFADCERVLAEIEKIDPGCKEMQLIRGEALMSQNKFAEAALLYEKVLKTHPADANLHHLHAMALEFSGDSVAAMIAFQRAAELSPDSSLIQLSQIRTDAPGTTTR, from the coding sequence ATGTCCACACGTTCGGTCGCCTTGCTACTTCTGGTTACCTTGGCTGCTCAATGCATCGGCTGTGCTATTCCGCCGACCATGCGCGAGGCGTTCATGGATCCCGGTAAAGAGCAGCGAGAGCGGAAAGAAGAGATCCATCGCCTGGTCGACCAGCGGCATATTCAAACCCGACTTCAAGCGGCATCGGCCATGCTTGACGCAGGCCGCTTTGCCGATTGTGAGCGTGTTCTGGCAGAGATCGAAAAGATCGACCCCGGCTGCAAAGAGATGCAATTGATCCGCGGCGAGGCCCTGATGAGCCAGAACAAGTTTGCCGAAGCGGCCCTGCTTTACGAGAAAGTCCTCAAGACGCATCCGGCCGATGCGAACCTGCATCACTTGCATGCGATGGCACTTGAATTCTCCGGCGATTCGGTTGCGGCGATGATTGCCTTCCAACGAGCAGCGGAACTTTCGCCGGATAGTTCGCTCATCCAACTCAGCCAGATTCGCACGGATGCCCCTGGCACGACCACTCGCTGA